The following proteins are encoded in a genomic region of Amblyraja radiata isolate CabotCenter1 chromosome 19, sAmbRad1.1.pri, whole genome shotgun sequence:
- the irak3 gene encoding interleukin-1 receptor-associated kinase 3 isoform X1 has product MSTSIDPNSYIRFLNHKFIRELADMLDPQDGWKKLAVNIKKTTGEPRYSQLHIRRFEGVVHMGKSPTAELLFDWGTTNATVHELVEILIQNHFLAAASLLLPGEVSKTNPTCSRTGIADTTVSCKSSDTSTCRSMIQVSERESGHLGRNCKTQETALLTDCSNQQSIVSDSTETNLQSFSYYELMQKTSNFDGRPVSRGGSKIGEGGFGVVYRCFINNRTVAVKKLAGTERHQNISPDELKCQFFQEVKTLAKCKHENLVELFGFSNDWEHPCLVYDYMPNGSLLDRLACRDKTPPISWHTRCSIALGTANGLKYLHENNHIHRDVKSANILLDALFVPKISDFGLTRASTQLPQTVLTDKIVGTTAYMAPEALRGEITPKSDIFSFGVVLLEILTGLKAVDEHREPQLLLDIKEEIDDEEKTIEDYVDKKMQDWDSMGIKKMYLTARQCLNEKKNKRPDITEVYNSLKRTYPVTS; this is encoded by the exons ATGAGTACATCAATAGACCCAAACTCCTACATCCGCTTCTTGAACCACAAGTTTATTCGTGAACTTGCGGATATGTTGGATCCACAAGATGGGTGGAAGAAGTTGGcagtaaacattaaaaaaactacTGGAGAGCCAAGATACAGCCAGTTACATATAAG GAGATTCGAAGGCGTGGTTCATATGGGAAAGAGTCCCACGGCAGAACTTTTGTTTGACTGGGGAACAACCAATGCTACAGTCCACGAGCTTGTAGAGATCCTGATTCAAAATCATTTCCTAGCTGCAGCTAGCTTGTTGCTTCCAG GAGAAGTATCAAAGACAAACCCAACTTGTTCACGAACTGGAATAGCCGATACCACTGTGTCTTGTAAGTCTTCTGATACTTCCACATGTAGGTCAATGATACAGGTTTCTGAGCGTGAATCTGGTCACCTTGGCAGAAATTGCAAGACCCAGGAGACTGCCTTATTGACAGACTGTTCAAATCAGCAAAGCATTGTGTCTGATTCTACGGAAACTA ATCTTCAAAGTTTCAGCTATTATGAATTAATGCAGAAGACTAGTAACTTTGATGGGCGTCCAGTTTCACGTGGTGGCAGTAAGATTGGCGAGGGAGGGTTTGGAGTTGTTTACAGATGTTTCATAAATAACAGAACAGTGGCTGTGAAAAAATTGGCTGGA acAGAACGTCACCAAAATATCAGTCCTGACGAGCTCAAGTGCCAGTTCTTTCAAGAAGTTAAAACATTAGCGAA ATGTAAACATGAAAATTTGGTCGAGttatttggtttctccaatgaTTGGGAACATCCCTGCCTGGTTTATGATTACATGCCCAATGGGTCATTGCTGGACAGATTAGCATGTCGG GATAAGACACCTCCAATTTCTTGGCACACAAGATGCAGTATTGCTTTGGGTACAGCTAATGGGTTAAAATACCTACATGAAAATAATCATATTCATCGTGATGTAAAAAG tgCAAATATCTTGTTGGATGCTTTGTTTGTTCCTAAAATTTCAGACTTTGGACTTACTCGGGCTTCAACACAATTACCACAGACTGTGTTAACAGATAAAATTGTAGGCACAACTGCATACATGGCTCCAGAAGCTTTACGTGGGGAGATTACACCAAAGTCAGATATTTTTAGCTTTGGAGTG GTCTTACTGGAAATATTAACAGGGCTTAAAGCAGTTGATGAGCATCGTGAACCACAGCTATTG CTTGATATCAAGGAAGAAATAGATGATGAAGAAAAGACAATTGAAGATTATGTTGACAAAAAGATGCAAGACTGGGACTCTATGGGAATTAAGAAAATGTATTTAACGGCAAGGCAGTGTTTAAATGAAAAGAAGAACAAGAGACCAGATATTACAGAG GTGTATAATTCATTGAAACGAACTTATCCAGTCACTTCATAA
- the irak3 gene encoding interleukin-1 receptor-associated kinase 3 isoform X2, producing MGKSPTAELLFDWGTTNATVHELVEILIQNHFLAAASLLLPGEVSKTNPTCSRTGIADTTVSCKSSDTSTCRSMIQVSERESGHLGRNCKTQETALLTDCSNQQSIVSDSTETNLQSFSYYELMQKTSNFDGRPVSRGGSKIGEGGFGVVYRCFINNRTVAVKKLAGTERHQNISPDELKCQFFQEVKTLAKCKHENLVELFGFSNDWEHPCLVYDYMPNGSLLDRLACRDKTPPISWHTRCSIALGTANGLKYLHENNHIHRDVKSANILLDALFVPKISDFGLTRASTQLPQTVLTDKIVGTTAYMAPEALRGEITPKSDIFSFGVVLLEILTGLKAVDEHREPQLLLDIKEEIDDEEKTIEDYVDKKMQDWDSMGIKKMYLTARQCLNEKKNKRPDITEVYNSLKRTYPVTS from the exons ATGGGAAAGAGTCCCACGGCAGAACTTTTGTTTGACTGGGGAACAACCAATGCTACAGTCCACGAGCTTGTAGAGATCCTGATTCAAAATCATTTCCTAGCTGCAGCTAGCTTGTTGCTTCCAG GAGAAGTATCAAAGACAAACCCAACTTGTTCACGAACTGGAATAGCCGATACCACTGTGTCTTGTAAGTCTTCTGATACTTCCACATGTAGGTCAATGATACAGGTTTCTGAGCGTGAATCTGGTCACCTTGGCAGAAATTGCAAGACCCAGGAGACTGCCTTATTGACAGACTGTTCAAATCAGCAAAGCATTGTGTCTGATTCTACGGAAACTA ATCTTCAAAGTTTCAGCTATTATGAATTAATGCAGAAGACTAGTAACTTTGATGGGCGTCCAGTTTCACGTGGTGGCAGTAAGATTGGCGAGGGAGGGTTTGGAGTTGTTTACAGATGTTTCATAAATAACAGAACAGTGGCTGTGAAAAAATTGGCTGGA acAGAACGTCACCAAAATATCAGTCCTGACGAGCTCAAGTGCCAGTTCTTTCAAGAAGTTAAAACATTAGCGAA ATGTAAACATGAAAATTTGGTCGAGttatttggtttctccaatgaTTGGGAACATCCCTGCCTGGTTTATGATTACATGCCCAATGGGTCATTGCTGGACAGATTAGCATGTCGG GATAAGACACCTCCAATTTCTTGGCACACAAGATGCAGTATTGCTTTGGGTACAGCTAATGGGTTAAAATACCTACATGAAAATAATCATATTCATCGTGATGTAAAAAG tgCAAATATCTTGTTGGATGCTTTGTTTGTTCCTAAAATTTCAGACTTTGGACTTACTCGGGCTTCAACACAATTACCACAGACTGTGTTAACAGATAAAATTGTAGGCACAACTGCATACATGGCTCCAGAAGCTTTACGTGGGGAGATTACACCAAAGTCAGATATTTTTAGCTTTGGAGTG GTCTTACTGGAAATATTAACAGGGCTTAAAGCAGTTGATGAGCATCGTGAACCACAGCTATTG CTTGATATCAAGGAAGAAATAGATGATGAAGAAAAGACAATTGAAGATTATGTTGACAAAAAGATGCAAGACTGGGACTCTATGGGAATTAAGAAAATGTATTTAACGGCAAGGCAGTGTTTAAATGAAAAGAAGAACAAGAGACCAGATATTACAGAG GTGTATAATTCATTGAAACGAACTTATCCAGTCACTTCATAA